The Streptococcus mitis genomic sequence AAATAGCTAGCAGGATAGTATGCTGTAAAGGCAAAAGGTACAATAAAACTGATTAACCAACGAAGAAATGAATTATAAATCGAAATCGGGTACTTGGCAAAGTCATTGAACATATAAAAAATGTAAATCATGGCGCCTGACTGCTTGGTCCAAAAAGCGATACTAGCTGTCGCGATTTTCAAGGAAGTATAAATCAAGGTCGCAAAGGGAATACAGACTAGGAAAAGTAGGAATTTTGGAAGGGTCCAAGCAATGCTGGTCACAGTTGTTGCTAGTAAAATACCCCCGACCAAAAGTTCTCCCAAGGCATCAATCTGAAAGGTCTCAACTAGGATGTGAAAGAGAGGATTGATAGGACGAGTCAGATATTTGTCAAATTCTCCTTTTCGAACCAAGCGTTGACCTAACGCCCAGAGATTGTCAAAAAAGAGATGGTCCAAGCCCTTAGGAATCAAGGAAAAGCCATAAATAAAAGCAATCTCTTGAAAGGTCCAGCCTTCTAGGGATGGAATATGTTGAAAGATGACATTGAGAAACAAAAGGTTCAATCCTTGAGTCAGAAAGACTCCTAAAACCCCCACCACAAAATCAACCTTATACTCCATGATTTGCTTGATGTATTGTCTGATAAAAATCAGATGCATGCGTTGATATTTTTTCATACTAACCTCCTTGAATGGTAATAAAGGACTGGACTCGTTTCCAAATCAACTGAGACAAGCCCACCATCACTAAGAGCCAGAAAAACTGCAAAGCGAGCGCCTGAAGAATCTGATTGGCATCGTATTTCCCAACGATAATCATGACCGGAGTGTAAATCAAGGATGAAAAAGGCAGGAAGGACAGAATATCTGAAACAACCTTTGGAAAGAAAGCCAAGGGAATCAAACTTCCAGACATAAAGGCCACTATGGAAGTCTTGAGTAGATTGGAACCCCAAAGATTTTTAAACACAAAGGCTGAAAAACCAAAGCAGATATTAAAGAAAAAGTTGATCAGGTAGGCTAGCGTTAAGCTAAAAAGATAAAGGACAGTTAATCCCAGCACTTCTACCATCCCTTGCCCAGATAAGATTTTCATCAAAACAATGACACTTAAAAATGGAAGACCGACACTGATAAAAATCAACCACTTTGACCCAAGCTCGGTAAAGAGATAAGAAGCCGCAAAATGCACTGGTCTCAACAAGCGCATGATAATGGAACCATCCTTGACCTCCTCTCCAATCATAAAGGAAGAATCGGACCTAGTTAGAAGATTGGTCACAAAACTCATAATGATATAGAGGGTGATATCTGCCATACTAAAGCCCTGAATCAAGGACTCTTGCGAAGAATCAAAGACAGCCTTCCAGAGATAAAAGGCCACAAAAGCACCCATTACATCGCCGATCCGATAAAGAATAAAGTTGACTCGGTAAGTAATCAACTCCTGAACCCCTGCATTGATAAAGGGTTTATAACGTCTCCACAATTTGACCATCTTAGAGCTCCTTTCGGTAGAAGCGACGGATAATATCTTCAATATCCGTATCCACCATCTTCAAATCGCGGATTTCAAAATCAGATAGGGTTTGCTTGATAATGTCAGCTGACTGGTAGCGAGAACTATCGAATTCAATGTTGAGACTATTTCCTTGTCTGTCAATTGTCATATCCGAAAAGCCTTCATAGTGAGAAAGGAGATGACTTTGATCTGGTAGCAGTTCAAAGGAGAGTGTCTTCATCTTGCCAAAGGTTTCCTTAAGCTGGCTAACCGTTCCATCAAAAATCTCTTGCCCCTTATCAATCATAAAAATCCGATCACATAGTTGCTCAATATCACTTAAGTCATGGGTGGTCAAGAGAATGGTCGTCTCTTCCTCCTGATTGATCTGAGTAATAGCCCGACGAATATTATCCTTGACCGAAACGTCCAAACCAATGGTCGGCTCATCTAAAAAGAGAACCTTGGGATTGTGGAGCAAGGAAGCTGCAATGTCCGCCCGCATCCGTTGTCCCAGCGAAAGAGTTCGTACGGGATCCTTGATAAAGTCCTTCAAATCCAAGACTTCATTCAAAAAATCCATGCGCTTATGAAAGAGCGAATCTGGCACATCGTAAATCTCCTTTAAAACCGTGTAGGTCTCTTGCAGAGCCAAATCCCACCATAGCTGAGTACGTTGTCCAAAGACCACCCCAATATCCTTGACATAATCTTGACGATTGTCCTGGGGAATCTTGCCGTTAATCCGACAAAAACCAGATGTCGGTTTTAAAATTCCCGTCAGCATTTTGATGGTTGTCGACTTCCCAGCACCATTTGCTCCGATAAAGCCTAAAATCTGCCCTTTTGGAACTTCAAAAGTCAAATCCTTGACCGCTTCAAAGGTCTGCTTTTCAGGATGAATAAAGGAACGTAAAGCCCCCTTCAAGCCCGGTTCCTTAACAGTCTTCACAAAATTTTTCTGAAGATGTTCCACTTCTATCATTGCCATATCTATCTCCCTATGGTAAGGAATAGCAACATTGTATTTTGACTACAAATATTCTAAATCCTTACTTTCTATACCTTCTACATTTTATTGCTACAGAAGGCTTTATACCAACCTATTATAATCCAATAAAAACCATAATGCAAGCGTTTGCTTAAAATTTGTGAAATTGAAAATTTTTCTCTTAAAGTGGTATTTTTATACTCAATGAAAATCAAAGAGCAAACTAGGAAGCTAGCCGTAGGTTGCTCAAAACACTGTTTTGAGGTTGTAGATGGAACTGACGTAGTCAGTATCCTACACATACGGCAAGGCGAAGATGACGTGGTTTGAAGAGATTTTCGAAGAGTAGTAGTCCAAAATTCTGGTTTAATAGTCTCCTTAAAACGCCAAAAAACCCACCCAATGGGTAGGTTTTATCTGTATTGTTCAGCTAGATTAAGCTTTACCTTCTGAACCGAATACGTCGATACGTTCTTCAACTGATGCTTGGATAGCTTTTACACCGTCAGCCAAGAATTTACGTGGGTCGAAGAGTTTTTTCTTGTCGTATTCTGCTTCGTTTGCTTCGTAGTCACGAGCAAATTTACGAGTTGCGTTAGCGAATGCGATTTGGCATTCAGTGTTAACGTTAACTTTCGCAACACCAAGTTTGATAGCTGCTTGGATTTGCTCATCAGGAATACCTGAACCACCGTGCAATACGATTGGGAATCCTGGTACAGCTTCAGTCAATTTTTGCAAGTGATCAAGGTGAAGACCTTTCCAGTTTTCTGGGTAAGGACCGTGGATGTTACCGATACCAGCTGCCAAGAAGTCGATACCAGTTTCAACCATTGCTTTAGCGTCTTCGATTGGAGCCAATTCACCATCACCGATGATTCCGTCTTCTTCACCACCGATAGTACCAACTTCAGCTTCCACTGATACACCATTTGCATGAGCAAATTCTACAACTTTACGAGCTTTTTCAAGGTTTTCTTCAACTGGAAGGTGTGAACCATCAAACATAACTGAAGTATAACCAACTCGGATACACTCAAGTGCATCTTCGTAGTGACCGTGGTCAAGGTGGATAGCTACTGGTACAGTGATACCCATTGATTCAACAAGGTTAGCGATCAAGTTGCGAGCAACTTTGTAACCACCCATGTATTTAGCAGCACCCATTGAAGTTTGGATCAAAACTGGAGCTTTTTTAGCTTCTGCTGCGCGCAAGATAGCTTGAGTCCACTCAAGGTTGTTTGTGTTAAATCCACCAACTGCATAACCGTTGTCACGAGCTGCTTGGACAAATTTTTCTGCTGAAACGATTGCCATTTTATCAGGCCTCCTGTATATTTTTATGGGTCATCCCATTTACATTGTTCATTTTATCACTTTTTGACAAAAAAATCTAGTTTTTCCCGCAGTTTCGATTGAATTTCTTCTAGCTTCATCTATGTAAACCCTTTCTATCCCTAGTCTTGGGCGACTTTTGGAAAAGCTATGAAGAAAGTCAAACGATTCTCCTTCATCTCAAAACGATAAGGTAATTTTTCATGTTCTAATAGACTCTTGACCACAAAGAGCCCCATCCCAGAACCCTTGGCCTTGCGACTAGCATTGTCAGAAAAAGACTGGGCTAGTTTTTCTTGTTCTTCTGGACTGCAGCTATTTTCTATAAAAAGTTCCCCTTCTCTCTCTCCAATACGAACCAAACTACCTGGAGCAGAATGCTTGATGGCATTGCTGATAAGGTTAGAAAGAATCAACTTCATAACTGATGGGTTTAGATAAGCCTGCTGATGGGTTAAACTATTGTCTATCTGGAGTTCTCTTTCCTTGGCTAGTAAAGCATAATCTTGAACTAGACTTTGCGTCATCTGGTATAGGTCAATTTGTTCCCTATCATCTCTCAATTCCTGCACAGACGAGAGGGAAAGTATCTGCAGAACATGGTGATTGAGTTCATCCACAATCCCTAAGGCAACTCCCAGATAGTGGTCTCTATCCTTATAACGACTAACATTTTCTTTCATGTTTTCGATCAAGATTTTCAAACTAGCCAGTGGTGTTTTCAATTCATGAGAAGCCCCTCGTAGGAATTCGACCTTCATCTTTTCAAGCTGGAGAATAGCTTCATTCTTGTCATGCAAGTCCGCAATGACAGTCAAAAGATGCTGGTAGAGGCTATTGATTTGTTCCTTGAGATCACCAATCTCATCCCTAGAATCCACGCGCAATCGCACTTGGGCATCTAGTTCCATCATCCGACGGGTTACCCGCTTGATTTCCAAAATCGGGGCAACAATGGTCCGAGCATAGATATAGGCTACCAAAAGGGAAATCAGAAAGGATGCCAGCAAGGTATAGGGAAGAAACTGGAGACTGATTTGCTCTGCTTCCTTTTGCAAATCCATGGACGCTAAAAACTGGAGAGTCATGGTACCACCGTCCTGCGTTTTCACCTCGCGCTCCTCGATAAAAAGAGAGGTTGTCTGGCGATCTGTATCCAGAGGAAGGCTGTCCTTTACTTCTAACTTGTCCTCGGTCATCTCGCCCTTGACGGTCCCCTTGATATCACTAGTCTGAGAATACAAGTCTAACACTTGCTCGATGCTCTGCCTATCCTTACCTTCTAGGGACTGGGCAATGGCTGTCGCTTTCTGACCAATGGTTTCCTGACGATGACTCAGATAAGTAGAAGGAAAAAGAAAATAAATAGCCAAATGAAGGCAGATAACCAGAACACTAAATATCGAGAAGGTATAGATAAATATCTTTGTAAATAAACCTGTTCGTTTCATTTTCGCTCCAATTTATAACCAACATTGCGCACAGTGAGGATGCAATCCAAGTCTAGCTTTTTCCGCAGCTCCTTGATATAAACATCAATGACACGGTCAAAGGGAACCTCATCTGTCGCTTTCCATACGGCATCAATTATCTGAGATCGGGTCAAAGCCCGTCCTTCATTTTTCACCAGATAGTCCAAAATTTCCAACTCTTTAGCATTAACAGCCACTTCTTGACCTGCTAGGCTGGCACTGTAGCTCTCAAAGTCCACCTTGGTATCCTTATAGGAGAAGACTCGTCCTGTATCGTAGTAGCGCTTAAAAATCGCGTCTACCCTCACTTTTAAGAGGGAGAGGGAGAAGGGCTTTTCCAGATAGCCATCTGCCAGAGAGGCAAAGGCGCTCAGCTTGTATTCCTCATCCTGAAAGGCGGTCAGCATCAAGACAGGGACTTGGCTGGTTTTACGAATCTCCGCTAGGACTTCTAGGCCATTGAGCTTGGGCATCTGGATATCCAGTAAAACCAAGGCTATTTCATAGCTGGAAAATTTTTCTAAGGCTTCTTGACCGTCTGCTGCCTCAATGGTTTCATAACCGCAATCCGTCAAATAGTCACTGACTCCCTCACGGATCATCTCTTCATCTTCTACAATTAAAATTTTCATACTTTAACTGCTCTCTTTTTTATTTTTCTTAGAATAAATACCTACTCTATTTATTATAATCTCTTATTGGCCTTTTGTCTTTAAGAAACTTGCTACTAGATAAAACAAAGAGAGCCTATCGCTCTCTCTGCTCACATTTCACTCCCTATGGAATGAAAATTATTTAGCTGCTTTTGAAAATGTTACAACGTAGTTATAATCTTTCCCATTAGCTTGATAGACATAGTCCTCTTTGAAAGTATAGCCGCGTTTGCTCAACTCTTCTTTCTTAGCATCAACTTGGCTCTTGACTGCTGCTTTCACCTGTTCAGTTGATAAACCTTCCGCGATTTCAAGAGAAGTTCCATTGATATCTCCTAGGAAACCTGCAATATCTTTCATTTTATCAAAGTTATAAAATACATTTACTTTGACCTTTTGAGGAGCTGGCTGTTCTAGACTTCTACGATTTCTGCTAGCGCGCGGTTGAACTGCTGGAGCCATTCTGAAACCTGAAGTTCCTGTAGCCTCCTTAGTGAATGTGACAACGTAGTTATAATCTTTTCCATTATTTTTAGAGAGATAGTCTTCTTTAACAGTATAACCACGTTTACGTAATTCCTCTTTCTTGGCATCAACTTGGCTCTTGACTGCTGCTTTCACCTGTTCAGTTGATAAACCTTCCGCGATTTCAAGAGAAGTTCCATTGATATCTCCTAGGAAACCTGCAATATCTTTCATTTTATCAAAGTTATAAAATACATTTACTTTGACCTTTTGAGGAGCTGGCTGTTCTAGAATTCTACGATTTCTGCTAGCGCGTGGTTGAACTGCTGGAGCCATTCTGAAACCTGAAGTTCCTGTAGCCTCCTTAGTGAATGTGACAACGTAGTTATAATTTTTCACAGTAGTATCTTGTTCAAAAATAATGTCATTTTTCACATAATACCCTCTAGCAGCTAGGTCTTTTATCTTGGCTTGAATTTTTTCTTTTACTAATTCTTTTGCCTGTGCTTCACTCGTTCCAGCAGGAATTGTAACAGTGTTATCTTCTCCTGGGTCAGATAGGAAACCATGAATATCTGGCATTCCAGCGAAGTTATAGCTAATATTTACAGTTCCATCTGGTTCTGATGTTGAACGTGCTACTCTTCTTGCTCTTGCTTGAACTGATGGAGCATTTCTAAAACTTGAAGTCCCTGATGATGTTGTTTCTGGTTGTGGTTGTGCTGTTGGTGCTGATGAGTTATCTGTCCCTTCTGCTGAGGCTGGTTGCGTTGCTCCTGAAGGTGCTTCTCCTGAACCATGTCCTATTGCTGTGCTTCCATTGTCAATAATAGTACCTTCATTACGACCATTTGTTAAATTATCTTTATTGTAGTTTGGTGCTGGTAATTCTTCACCTGGAACATCAATTTCATCAATTTTACTTTGATACTCATCCGCAACAGCTACAGCAGCATCGTGATCTTTAGCATTATTTATTGCCGCTAATGCTTCTTCTTTTAATTCATTTAATTTTTCTTTTAATTTTGTTTTTTCTGCTTCATCTTTAACTTTTTCAATTTCACTATGTTTTGAAGCTGCAATTTTTTCAATAACATCTTTTCCATCTTTTTTTGCTTCCTCAAGTTTTTCATCTTTAGGTGCTACTTCTTCAGACGGAGTATCCTCTTTAGGTGCCGGAGCCGAATTTGGTGTTTCATCCTTTGAATCTACTGGATTTGATGTATCTCCAGTTTGATTAGTTGGTAGTTTATCCTCTTTGGGTATTGTTGCTTCTGGTTTTGAAGCTGGAGTTTCAGGTTGTTTTGTAGTCCCTGTGTTTGAAGTAGTACCATCTGTTACCGGACTTGATGTTGCTACATTACCTGAATCATTTGTAGCTTCCGCAGATGGAGTATTAGAAGGTTCTGACTTTGTTTCAGATTTACCTGATTCTCCAGCTGGCTGTGCAGTGGAATTGGTATCGCCTGATGTGACCGGTGCTTCTTCGCTTGGGGTTACCGGTGCCGGTGTCGCTGGTTCTTCCGCTTTCGGCGCAGGTGTCGTTGGTTCCTCTGATTTTGGTGCGAGTGCTACTGGCTCCTCTGATTTTGGCGCTGGAGACACTGGTGCCTCTGATTTTGGCGCTGGAGATACTGATTCCTCCACCTTTGGCGCTGGTGTCGCTGGTTCTTCCACTTTCGGCGCTGGTGTCGTTGGTTCCTCTGCTTTCGGTGCTGGTGTCGTTGGTTCCTCTGATTTTGGTGCTGATGCCGCTGGTTCTTCCACTTTCGGTGCTGGTGTTGCTGGTTCTTCCACTTTTGATGTCGGCGCTAATTGCTCGTCTGCTTTTGGTGCTGATGCCGCTGGCTCATCTGCTTTTGGCGCTGGAGACACTGGCTCATCTGCTTTTGGTGCTGGTGCCACTGACTCGTCTGCTTTCGGTGCTGGAGATACTGGCTCATCCACCTTTGGTGCTGGTGTCGATGGAGTCTCTTCTTTCGGTGCCGGTGTCACTGGCTCTTCCGCTTTTGGCGCTGGTGTTGATGGAGTCTCTTCTTTCGGTGCTGGTGTCGATGGCTCTTCCACTTTTGGCGCTG encodes the following:
- a CDS encoding ABC transporter permease, giving the protein MVKLWRRYKPFINAGVQELITYRVNFILYRIGDVMGAFVAFYLWKAVFDSSQESLIQGFSMADITLYIIMSFVTNLLTRSDSSFMIGEEVKDGSIIMRLLRPVHFAASYLFTELGSKWLIFISVGLPFLSVIVLMKILSGQGMVEVLGLTVLYLFSLTLAYLINFFFNICFGFSAFVFKNLWGSNLLKTSIVAFMSGSLIPLAFFPKVVSDILSFLPFSSLIYTPVMIIVGKYDANQILQALALQFFWLLVMVGLSQLIWKRVQSFITIQGG
- a CDS encoding ABC transporter permease, with translation MKKYQRMHLIFIRQYIKQIMEYKVDFVVGVLGVFLTQGLNLLFLNVIFQHIPSLEGWTFQEIAFIYGFSLIPKGLDHLFFDNLWALGQRLVRKGEFDKYLTRPINPLFHILVETFQIDALGELLVGGILLATTVTSIAWTLPKFLLFLVCIPFATLIYTSLKIATASIAFWTKQSGAMIYIFYMFNDFAKYPISIYNSFLRWLISFIVPFAFTAYYPASYFLQDKDVIFNIGGLMLISLVFFVISLKLWDRGLDAYESAGS
- the vncS gene encoding sensor histidine kinase VncS, translated to MKRTGLFTKIFIYTFSIFSVLVICLHLAIYFLFPSTYLSHRQETIGQKATAIAQSLEGKDRQSIEQVLDLYSQTSDIKGTVKGEMTEDKLEVKDSLPLDTDRQTTSLFIEEREVKTQDGGTMTLQFLASMDLQKEAEQISLQFLPYTLLASFLISLLVAYIYARTIVAPILEIKRVTRRMMELDAQVRLRVDSRDEIGDLKEQINSLYQHLLTVIADLHDKNEAILQLEKMKVEFLRGASHELKTPLASLKILIENMKENVSRYKDRDHYLGVALGIVDELNHHVLQILSLSSVQELRDDREQIDLYQMTQSLVQDYALLAKERELQIDNSLTHQQAYLNPSVMKLILSNLISNAIKHSAPGSLVRIGEREGELFIENSCSPEEQEKLAQSFSDNASRKAKGSGMGLFVVKSLLEHEKLPYRFEMKENRLTFFIAFPKVAQD
- a CDS encoding ABC transporter ATP-binding protein, translated to MAMIEVEHLQKNFVKTVKEPGLKGALRSFIHPEKQTFEAVKDLTFEVPKGQILGFIGANGAGKSTTIKMLTGILKPTSGFCRINGKIPQDNRQDYVKDIGVVFGQRTQLWWDLALQETYTVLKEIYDVPDSLFHKRMDFLNEVLDLKDFIKDPVRTLSLGQRMRADIAASLLHNPKVLFLDEPTIGLDVSVKDNIRRAITQINQEEETTILLTTHDLSDIEQLCDRIFMIDKGQEIFDGTVSQLKETFGKMKTLSFELLPDQSHLLSHYEGFSDMTIDRQGNSLNIEFDSSRYQSADIIKQTLSDFEIRDLKMVDTDIEDIIRRFYRKEL
- a CDS encoding LysM peptidoglycan-binding domain-containing protein translates to MRQTNVRGSLSLRGFRKLRTGAIVATGVILLGLGFLAPTVSASEQDGVWVARTVAEVKADIQNIDNLSHYTIKWGDTLSAISGATGLSVDSLVEINRIANRDLIFANNQLYFSEEAFLKDGNTEVKRQQVSIDNSGSRQSYEVETKTDTVTGEQTTTVKQTTPVVVETPAVSAPKSETSVSVAPKVEEPATPAPKAEEPATPAPKEETPSTPAPKAEEPVTPAPKEETPATPAPKAEEPATPAPKEETPSTPAPKEETPATPAPKAEEPVTPAPKEETPSTPAPKEETPSTPAPKEETPATPAPKAEEPVTPAPKEETPSTPAPKVEEPSTPAPKEETPSTPAPKVEEPSTPAPKEETPSTPAPKAEEPVTPAPKEETPSTPAPKAEEPVTPAPKEETPATPAPKAEEPVTPAPKEETPSTPAPKVEEPSTPAPKEETPSTPAPKEETPSTPAPKVEEPSTPAPKEETPSTPAPKAEEPVTPAPKEETPSTPAPKVDEPVSPAPKADESVAPAPKADEPVSPAPKADEPAASAPKADEQLAPTSKVEEPATPAPKVEEPAASAPKSEEPTTPAPKAEEPTTPAPKVEEPATPAPKVEESVSPAPKSEAPVSPAPKSEEPVALAPKSEEPTTPAPKAEEPATPAPVTPSEEAPVTSGDTNSTAQPAGESGKSETKSEPSNTPSAEATNDSGNVATSSPVTDGTTSNTGTTKQPETPASKPEATIPKEDKLPTNQTGDTSNPVDSKDETPNSAPAPKEDTPSEEVAPKDEKLEEAKKDGKDVIEKIAASKHSEIEKVKDEAEKTKLKEKLNELKEEALAAINNAKDHDAAVAVADEYQSKIDEIDVPGEELPAPNYNKDNLTNGRNEGTIIDNGSTAIGHGSGEAPSGATQPASAEGTDNSSAPTAQPQPETTSSGTSSFRNAPSVQARARRVARSTSEPDGTVNISYNFAGMPDIHGFLSDPGEDNTVTIPAGTSEAQAKELVKEKIQAKIKDLAARGYYVKNDIIFEQDTTVKNYNYVVTFTKEATGTSGFRMAPAVQPRASRNRRILEQPAPQKVKVNVFYNFDKMKDIAGFLGDINGTSLEIAEGLSTEQVKAAVKSQVDAKKEELRKRGYTVKEDYLSKNNGKDYNYVVTFTKEATGTSGFRMAPAVQPRASRNRRSLEQPAPQKVKVNVFYNFDKMKDIAGFLGDINGTSLEIAEGLSTEQVKAAVKSQVDAKKEELSKRGYTFKEDYVYQANGKDYNYVVTFSKAAK
- a CDS encoding class II fructose-bisphosphate aldolase, yielding MAIVSAEKFVQAARDNGYAVGGFNTNNLEWTQAILRAAEAKKAPVLIQTSMGAAKYMGGYKVARNLIANLVESMGITVPVAIHLDHGHYEDALECIRVGYTSVMFDGSHLPVEENLEKARKVVEFAHANGVSVEAEVGTIGGEEDGIIGDGELAPIEDAKAMVETGIDFLAAGIGNIHGPYPENWKGLHLDHLQKLTEAVPGFPIVLHGGSGIPDEQIQAAIKLGVAKVNVNTECQIAFANATRKFARDYEANEAEYDKKKLFDPRKFLADGVKAIQASVEERIDVFGSEGKA
- the vncR gene encoding response regulator transcription factor VncR → MKILIVEDEEMIREGVSDYLTDCGYETIEAADGQEALEKFSSYEIALVLLDIQMPKLNGLEVLAEIRKTSQVPVLMLTAFQDEEYKLSAFASLADGYLEKPFSLSLLKVRVDAIFKRYYDTGRVFSYKDTKVDFESYSASLAGQEVAVNAKELEILDYLVKNEGRALTRSQIIDAVWKATDEVPFDRVIDVYIKELRKKLDLDCILTVRNVGYKLERK